The stretch of DNA TGCGCTACCGCCTCACCGTGCGCAGCGCCTGCGATGCCAATGACCTCTGCCTGCACGAAGCCGCCGCTGAATTTGCGGGAAGCGCGCTTGCCGACACCGTACGGCCTGCGCTGGTAAAGTCAGTGCCCCAAGACAGCGCCCGCGCCGTGCCATGCACCGTGACTTTGTCCTTCGCTTTCAGCGAAGCCATGGACACCGCCTCTGTGGGCAAGGCGTTGACGCCCACAGACAGCGCCGGCGCGCCTATACCGGGGCGGCTACAATGGCCTTCCGCCGCGCAGTGTGAGTTTGCGCCACGCTGTCCCCTGGCCGGACGCTCACGGTACCAGGTGATAATCCTCGGCGAGCTGGCCCGCGACCTTACTGGGCTCTCACTCCGCGCGGACACCGTGCGCATCACCTTCTGGACAATGAACTGCGATACGCTTTCCTCCATTGCCGGCACGGTGCGGGACGAAGATCCCACTGCAACCGGACCGGTCGTCATCCGCGCCAGCCAGGTGCGGCCCAAGGGAGCGAGCCGCGAAGTGGTGCTCCCCGGACCGGGTCCTTACGAAATCTCCGATCTGCTGCCAGGGGTCTACCTGCTGGAGGCCTACCGTGACGAGGACGCCAACGGGCGTTACTCGACGGGTTCTGCCTTACCATTCGTGCCGGCGGAACGCTTTGTCGTTCTTTCCGACTCTGTCCAAGTGCGCTCCCGCTGGCCTAATGTGGGCAACGACATTGTGTTGCCGCGCTGGGGCAGAGGAAGAAATTCCCAATAAGAGAGGTGAAATGCAGCCGACGATCCCATTTTCTTTTCGCCATGACCTGTTGTATTGTGAAGGGGTAAGTGTTGCGACGCTTGCCGAGACCTATGGTACGCCGCTCTACGTGTACAGCAAGAACGGCATGCTCGGCGCGTACAAAGCCATAGATGGAGCCTTCGCGGGCATAGCGCACACTGTATGCTATGCCCTGAAGGCGAACGCCAATCCCCATCTGTTGCGGCTGTTGGCTGCAGCGGGCGCAGGTGCAGATGTCGTCTCCGGTGGGGAGCTCCGCCTTGCAGAGCAAACAGGATTCGCCGCGAAGAGGACGGTCTTTGCGGGCGTCGGCAAGACCGATGCGGAAATCAAACAGGCAATCGAGCTCGGAATCGCGGCGCTGAACATCGAATCGCGGCAGGAGTTGGAGGTGACTGCCGCACTCGCCGCAGGCTTGGGCAAGAAGGCGCCCATTGCCATCCGCATCAACCCCGACGTGGACATCGAGGGGCACCCCTACCTGACCACCGGCCGGACGATCAATAAGTTTGGCATCCCTCTGGACGACGCGCGTGACTGCTGCCTTTGGGCAGCACGGCAGCCGAGCTTGGAACTGGTGGGCGTGCACGCGCACGTGGGCTCGATGATCAAGAAGACGCTCCCCTTCCGCAAGAACGCCGAGGCATTGGCCAACTTCGTCAGTGAGCTGAGAAGCGTGGGCATCGAACTGCAGCATATCGACATTGGCGGGGGAATTGGCGTGGACTATACGCGCGTGCTCGCCGAGCATGGCGCCCCACTCTACATCGATCCAGAGGAATTGGCGAGGGAGGTCGTGCCGATCGTCAAGGGGACGGGCTGCGAGCTTTTCCTTGAGCCGGGGAGGGCCATTGTGGGCCCGAACGGCATCCTGGTGACGCAGGTGGTCTTCACCAAGGAAAGCCGCGGCAAGCGCTTCGTGGTCGTGGATGCGGCGATGAACGACCTGATCCGTCCGGCGCTCTATGGGGCACACCACGAGGTGCTGAAGGTCCTTCGCAGCGATGGCGAGCCTGCCACGGCCGATGTAGTGGGCCCAGTGTGCGAATCCGGGGACTTT from Calditrichota bacterium encodes:
- the lysA gene encoding diaminopimelate decarboxylase, producing the protein MQPTIPFSFRHDLLYCEGVSVATLAETYGTPLYVYSKNGMLGAYKAIDGAFAGIAHTVCYALKANANPHLLRLLAAAGAGADVVSGGELRLAEQTGFAAKRTVFAGVGKTDAEIKQAIELGIAALNIESRQELEVTAALAAGLGKKAPIAIRINPDVDIEGHPYLTTGRTINKFGIPLDDARDCCLWAARQPSLELVGVHAHVGSMIKKTLPFRKNAEALANFVSELRSVGIELQHIDIGGGIGVDYTRVLAEHGAPLYIDPEELAREVVPIVKGTGCELFLEPGRAIVGPNGILVTQVVFTKESRGKRFVVVDAAMNDLIRPALYGAHHEVLKVLRSDGEPATADVVGPVCESGDFFAKDRLMPPVQRGDLLAIMTAGAYGYVLASTYNQRMKPAEVLVDGTSHQLIRERSW